Below is a genomic region from Bacillus mycoides.
ATGGATTGTCGACATCACATGCTGCTTCTAGCTTTATATCCTTCAAACGTGTATCCATACGAGAAAGGTTAAGAGCAGTAATCAAATGTAATGTTCCTCCAGAGGGCTCAATTACTTCACCTTTCCTATTAATAAACTCTACGCCTAAAGCAGACAACATACCTGCCCCACCATCATTTGTAGCACTTCCTCCAAGCCCTAAAATAATGTGTTTAGCTCCTTGATCTAATGCATGTAATATCAGTTCACCTGTCCCTTTTGTCGTTGTAATAAGTGGGTTTCTCTTTTCAATTGGAACGTGTTGTAATCCTGATGCTGCCGCCATTTCAATAAATGCTGTCTCCTTATCCTTAGACATTCCATAATAGGCTTGCACACTCTCCCCAAGCGGCCCTGTCACATTAAGTGATATAATTCCCCCCATTGTAGCACCAACAAGAGATTCGACCGTTCCTTCACCTCCATCTCCAATTGGTACTTTAACGTACTCTGCTTTAGGAAAAACTGCTGCAAAACCCCTTTCAATAGCTTCACATACCTCTATAGCTTTCAGGCTTTCTTTATATGAATCCGATGCAATGACAACTTTCAT
It encodes:
- a CDS encoding glycerate kinase is translated as MKVVIASDSYKESLKAIEVCEAIERGFAAVFPKAEYVKVPIGDGGEGTVESLVGATMGGIISLNVTGPLGESVQAYYGMSKDKETAFIEMAAASGLQHVPIEKRNPLITTTKGTGELILHALDQGAKHIILGLGGSATNDGGAGMLSALGVEFINRKGEVIEPSGGTLHLITALNLSRMDTRLKDIKLEAACDVDNPLVGPKGASFVFGRQKGANVEMMKELDGNLKHYANILKQYVSFDVSLIPGAGAAGGMGAAVVAVLKGQLRKGIEIVLDYTNFDKCIEGADLIVTGEGRIDEQTAYGKAPVGVAKRAKCRHIPVIAIGGSVSPNYTIVYEKGIDAVFSITASPMTLEEAYKRAEENIEMTARNIAAVWKLASEKRF